In one Mycobacterium heckeshornense genomic region, the following are encoded:
- the eccE gene encoding type VII secretion protein EccE, translated as MRAQRRFGLDLSWPRLTVVFLIDVAVLALVSNLPDAWQANHIAWWTGVGVAALVTVVAVVTYRRTPLASALVARVLDRFVDPEMTLTEGCTPALDHQRRFGREVVGIREYQGQLVAVVAVEGHEEAPSGRHRNRDATPAWLPVEAVAARMRQFDVRLDAIDIVSVGTRRASGSDDISGVDLDDTGPVEARHPLDEHHTWLVLRMDPQRNVAAVAARDSVAATLAVATERLANDLNRRRWTARPLTASEIDDMDATVLAGLQPAHVRPRRRRLKYKQPEGYKEFVTSFWVSPRDITSETLERLWLPDTEATAVTVRLRPRHGGVEVSAWVRYHSSRRLRRSVWSGLNRLTGRQLDAVCASMPVPARRPRLVVPARELRDGDELAVLVGQAPAPSPGQAVATR; from the coding sequence ATGAGAGCACAGCGCAGGTTCGGACTCGACCTGTCATGGCCGCGGCTCACCGTGGTGTTCCTGATCGACGTCGCGGTGCTGGCGCTGGTGAGCAATCTGCCGGACGCGTGGCAGGCGAATCACATCGCCTGGTGGACTGGTGTCGGGGTGGCAGCGCTGGTGACGGTCGTCGCGGTCGTCACTTACCGGCGCACCCCACTCGCCTCCGCACTCGTTGCCCGGGTGCTGGACCGGTTTGTCGACCCGGAAATGACCCTGACCGAGGGATGCACGCCCGCCCTCGACCATCAGCGTCGTTTCGGCCGCGAGGTGGTCGGTATCCGCGAATATCAGGGCCAACTGGTGGCGGTGGTCGCGGTGGAAGGGCATGAGGAGGCGCCGTCGGGAAGGCACCGCAACCGCGACGCGACACCGGCGTGGTTGCCGGTGGAGGCGGTGGCGGCGCGGATGCGCCAGTTCGATGTGCGTCTTGACGCAATCGACATCGTGTCGGTCGGAACGCGCCGCGCTTCCGGCAGCGACGACATCTCCGGCGTGGACTTAGACGACACCGGGCCGGTGGAGGCCCGTCATCCGCTCGACGAGCATCACACCTGGCTGGTGTTGCGCATGGATCCGCAGCGCAACGTTGCCGCGGTGGCGGCACGTGATTCGGTGGCTGCCACCTTGGCGGTCGCCACCGAGCGGCTGGCCAATGACCTCAACCGCCGGCGCTGGACGGCGCGACCCTTGACTGCCAGCGAGATCGACGACATGGACGCCACGGTGCTCGCCGGTCTGCAGCCGGCCCACGTCCGTCCGCGGCGGCGCCGCCTCAAATACAAGCAACCCGAAGGGTACAAGGAATTCGTCACGAGTTTTTGGGTCTCGCCACGCGACATCACTTCGGAGACACTGGAGCGGCTGTGGCTGCCTGACACCGAGGCCACCGCGGTGACGGTTCGGCTGAGGCCACGCCACGGCGGGGTTGAGGTGTCGGCGTGGGTGCGCTATCACAGCAGTCGGCGGCTTCGCCGAAGCGTGTGGAGTGGACTCAACCGGCTCACCGGTCGCCAACTGGACGCGGTGTGCGCCAGCATGCCGGTTCCGGCACGACGTCCACGGCTGGTGGTGCCCGCTCGTGAGTTGCGTGACGGTGACGAGCTCGCCGTCCTGGTCGGCCAGGCACCGGCGCCGTCACCCGGCCAGGCGGTGGCGACCCGATGA
- the eccA gene encoding type VII secretion AAA-ATPase EccA, whose amino-acid sequence MSSPQAAATDARNAMVAGLLASGISVSGLQPSHNPQVALKMFTTATTIDPGMCDAWLARVLAGDQSIEVLANAWAAVNTFGWEIRRLGLTDLEFRPQVSDGLFLRLAITSVDSLAAAYAAALTGAQRYEEAARLLDETQPRQPLDAELVRYVRGLLHFRTQRWPDVLTQFPPATPWRQPELKAAGAAMATTALASLGVFEEACRRAEEAIEADRVPGAANVAMYTKGMCLRHLGREEEAVELLRRVYSRDAKFVPAREALDNPNYRLVLTDPETIEARTDPWDPDSAPTREQTEAARHAEMAKKYLAEGDAELNAMLGMEKAKREIKLIKSTTKVNLARAKMGLPVPVTSRHTLLLGPPGTGKTSVARAFTKQLCGLGVLRKPMVVETSRSKLLGRYMADAEKNTEEMLEEALGGAVFFDEMHTLHERGYHQGDPYGNAIINTVLLYMENHRDELVVFGAGYAKAMERMLEVNPGLRRRFSTVIEFYSYTPDELIALTKLMGRENEDVLTDEAVEVLRPSYTKFYLEENISEDGDLIRGIDVLGNAGFVRNVVEKARDHRSFRLDDEDLDAVLAGDVAEFSEDQLRRFKELTREDLAEGLSAAVAEKKAN is encoded by the coding sequence ATGAGCAGTCCGCAAGCTGCCGCCACCGATGCCCGCAACGCGATGGTGGCCGGCCTCTTGGCGTCCGGCATTTCCGTCAGCGGACTGCAGCCCAGCCACAATCCGCAGGTGGCGTTGAAGATGTTCACCACCGCCACCACGATCGATCCGGGCATGTGTGATGCCTGGCTGGCGCGGGTGCTAGCCGGCGATCAAAGCATCGAGGTGCTGGCCAACGCGTGGGCGGCGGTCAACACATTCGGCTGGGAGATCCGCCGCCTGGGGCTCACCGACTTGGAGTTTCGTCCGCAGGTCTCCGACGGCCTGTTCCTACGGCTGGCAATCACCAGTGTGGACTCGCTGGCCGCCGCGTACGCAGCGGCTCTCACCGGCGCACAACGCTACGAGGAGGCCGCGCGGCTGCTCGACGAAACCCAGCCGCGCCAGCCCCTCGACGCCGAACTGGTGCGATATGTGCGCGGCTTGCTGCATTTCCGCACCCAGCGCTGGCCCGACGTGCTGACTCAGTTCCCGCCGGCGACCCCGTGGCGTCAACCCGAGCTCAAAGCCGCAGGCGCCGCAATGGCGACCACCGCGCTGGCCTCACTTGGGGTGTTCGAGGAGGCCTGCCGGCGCGCCGAAGAGGCGATCGAGGCCGACCGAGTGCCCGGTGCGGCCAACGTCGCGATGTACACCAAGGGCATGTGTCTGCGGCATCTGGGTCGCGAAGAAGAAGCCGTCGAGCTGCTGCGGCGGGTGTACTCGCGTGACGCCAAGTTCGTCCCCGCCCGAGAAGCGTTGGACAACCCCAACTATCGACTGGTCCTCACCGACCCGGAAACCATCGAAGCCCGTACCGATCCATGGGATCCCGACAGCGCGCCCACGCGCGAACAAACCGAGGCGGCGCGTCACGCCGAAATGGCCAAGAAGTATCTGGCCGAAGGCGATGCGGAGCTCAACGCAATGCTCGGCATGGAGAAGGCCAAGCGCGAAATCAAGCTCATCAAATCCACGACGAAAGTGAACTTGGCGCGCGCCAAGATGGGCCTGCCGGTGCCGGTGACGTCACGTCACACCCTGTTGTTGGGCCCGCCTGGTACCGGAAAAACCTCCGTGGCAAGGGCTTTCACCAAGCAGCTGTGTGGTCTCGGGGTGCTGCGCAAACCGATGGTGGTGGAAACCAGCCGGTCCAAGCTGCTGGGCCGGTACATGGCAGACGCGGAGAAGAACACCGAAGAGATGCTCGAAGAAGCGCTTGGCGGGGCGGTTTTCTTCGACGAGATGCACACGCTGCACGAGCGCGGCTACCACCAGGGCGACCCGTACGGTAACGCGATCATCAACACGGTGCTGCTGTACATGGAGAATCACCGTGACGAGCTGGTGGTGTTCGGCGCCGGTTACGCCAAGGCAATGGAGCGGATGCTCGAAGTCAATCCTGGTCTGCGGCGCCGGTTTTCGACGGTGATCGAGTTCTACAGCTACACCCCGGACGAGTTGATCGCGCTGACCAAATTGATGGGCCGGGAAAACGAAGACGTGCTCACCGACGAAGCGGTGGAGGTGCTGCGCCCGTCCTACACCAAGTTCTACCTCGAGGAGAACATCTCCGAAGACGGCGACCTGATCCGCGGTATCGACGTGCTGGGTAACGCCGGGTTCGTGCGCAACGTGGTGGAGAAGGCGCGTGACCACCGCAGCTTCCGGCTCGACGACGAGGACCTCGACGCGGTGCTCGCCGGTGACGTCGCGGAGTTCAGCGAGGATCAGCTGCGCAGGTTCAAGGAGTTGACCCGCGAAGACCTCGCAGAAGGGCTCAGTGCTGCGGTTGCCGAAAAGAAAGCCAACTGA